One window of Cucurbita pepo subsp. pepo cultivar mu-cu-16 chromosome LG19, ASM280686v2, whole genome shotgun sequence genomic DNA carries:
- the LOC111781918 gene encoding DNA replication licensing factor MCM6 isoform X2 — translation MESHGAGSYFVDEKSVLVENIFFDFLKSFRLVGNSGDPYYETEIEAMMAGESNTMFIDFAHLMRSNDLLHVAIADEYLRFEPYLKNACKRFVMEHNPSFIADDNPFKDINVAFFNIPVSKRLRELTTAEIGKLVSVTGVVTRTSEVRPELLQGTFKCLECGNVIKNVEQQFKYTEPTICMNPTCSNRTKWALLRQESKFADWQRVRMQETSKEIPAGSLPRSLDVILRHEMVERARAGDTVIFTGTVVVIPDILALASPGERAECRREASERKNSAVGHEGMRGLRALGVRDLSYRLAFIANSVQVLDGRRDFDIRNRKKDADEDNQQFTTEELDEVQRMRNTPDFFNRLIDSIAPAVFGHQDIKRAILLMLLGGVHKLTHEGINLRGDINVCIVGDPSCAKSQFLKYTSGIVPRSVYTSGKSSSAAGLTATVAKEPETGEFCIEAGALMLADNGICCIDEFDKMDIRDQVAIHEAMEQQTISITKAGIQATLNARTSILAAANPTGGRYDKSKPLKYNVALPPAILSRFDLVYVMIDDPDDQTDYHIAHHIVRVHQKHEDALSPAFTTAELKRYIAYAKTLKPKLSLEARKVLVDSYVALRRGDTTPGSRVAYRMTVRQLEALIRLSEAIARSYLETLVQSRHVRLAVTLLKTSIISVESSEIDLSEFQEETNGGGDGDNNVDNRPHEVDAEPRNGATEPTSGNGSGSQHEKKKLLLSDEYFQRVTQALVMRLRQHEESVMQEGTELAGMRQRDLIQWYVAQQNEKNSYSSMEEAKKEVKTIRSIIESLIVREGHLIVVDDGRPVDGGVEGEPSLIKDNRILAVAPNYVVD, via the exons ATGGAGAGCCATGGAGCTGGTAGTTATTTCGTGGATGAGAAGTCTGTTCTTGTCGAAAACATTTTCTTCGACTTCCTCAAGAG TTTTCGCCTCGTTGGGAACTCTGGAGACCCTTACTACGAGACAGAGATAGAAGCTATGATGGCTGGCGAATCTAACACCATGTTCATTGATTTCGCTCACCTTATGCGCTCCAATGATCTTCTCCACGTAGCAATCGCCGACGAATATCTCAG GTTTGAACCATACCTCAAGAACGCTTGCAAGCGATTCGTAATGGAGCATAATCCTTCTTTCATCGCTGACGATAACCCCTTCAAGGACATAAATGTCgctttcttcaacattcccGTTTCTAAAAG GTTGAGAGAATTGACCACTGCAGAAATTGGGAAATTAGTATCCGTGACAGGAGTGGTGACGCGGACAAGCGAGGTCCGACCAGAGCTTCTACAGGGGACCTTCAAGTGCTTAGAATGTGGGAATGTTATTAAGAACGTCGAACAACAATTTAAGTACACGGAG CCAACAATATGCATGAACCCAACCTGTTCGAATAGAACAAAGTGGGCATTACTTCGGCAAGAGAGTAAATTTGCTGATTGGCAGAGGGTGCGAATGCAAGAGACTTCAAAGGAGATACCGGCTGGCTCTCTTCCACGATCTTTGGATGTAATTCTCCGCCATGAAATGGTCGAACGTGCTAGGGCTGGAGACAC GGTCATCTTCACGGGTACAGTAGTTGTCATACCAGATATATTAGCATTAGCCTCTCCAGGAGAAAGAGCAGAATGTCGTCGGGAAGCTTCAGAGCGAAAAAATTCTGCGGTTGGACATGAAGGAATGAGGGGTCTACGAGCCCTAGGAGTGAGGGACCTGTCCTACCGCCTAGCCTTTATTGCCAATTCAGTTCAG GTTTTAGATGGCAGAAGGGATTTTGATATCAGAAATAGGAAAAAGGATGCGGATGAAGACAACCAACAGTTCACC ACTGAAGAGCTTGATGAAGTTCAAAGAATGAGGAATACCCCTGACTTCTTCAACAGACTTATTGATAGCATTGCACCAGCAGTCTTTGGCCATCAAGATATCAAGCGAGCAATTCTGCTAATGCTGTTAGGCGGTGTCCACAAGTTAACCCATGAAGGAATTAACCTTCGAGGTGATATCAATGTCTGTATAGTAGGAGATCCAAGTTGTGCAAAATCTCAGTTTCTTAA GTATACTTCAGGTATTGTGCCAAGATCAGTTTACACATCTGGAAAATCTTCTTCTGCTGCTGGATTAACTGCAACTGTAGCCAAAGAGCCAGAAACAGGAGAGTTTTGTATTGAG GCTGGTGCCTTGATGCTTGCGGACAATGGCATTTGCTGTATTGATGAATTCGACAAAATGGACATCAGGGATCAG GTTGCAATTCATGAAGCTATGGAGCAGCAGACCATAAGCATAACGAAAGCCGGAATACAGGCAACACTAAATGCCAGGACGTCAATCCTTGCTGCTGCTAATCCTACAGGAGGGCGCTATGACAAATCTAAACCACTAAAG TATAATGTTGCTCTGCCTCCTGCTATTCTCTCAAGGTTTGACCTTGTGTACGTGATGATAGATGACCCAGATGATCAAACAGATTACCACATTGCACACCACATTGTGAGAGTACACCAGAAGCATGAAGACGCTCTTTCTCCTGCATTTACCACTGCTGAGTTGAAGCGTTATATTGCATATGCAAAAACTCTAAAACCTAAg TTAAGTTTAGAAGCCAGAAAAGTATTGGTGGACTCTTATGTTGCTCTTCGCAGAGGAGATACAACTCCTGGAAGTAGGGTTGCTTATCGCATGACAGTTAGGCAGCTCGAGGCATTAATAAGGCTGTCCGAAGCAATTGCACGAAGTTATTTGGAGACTTTG GTTCAATCGCGCCATGTGCGTTTAGCAGTGACCTTACTGAAAACGTCAATCATCAG TGTGGAATCTAGCGAGATTGACCTATCTGAATTTCAAGAAGAAACTAATGGAGGTGGAGATGGTGATAATAATGTAGACAATAGGCCTCATGAGGTTGATGCTGAACCTAGGAATGGTGCAACAGAGCCAACTTCGGGAAATG GTTCTGGCAGTCAacatgagaagaagaaacttcTCCTGAGTGATGAATATTTTCAGAGGGTTACCCAAGCCCTTGTCATGCGCCTCAGACAGCACGAAGAATCTGTGATGCAAGAAG GAACTGAGCTGGCGGGAATGAGGCAGAGAGATCTGATTCAATGGTATGTGGCTCAGCAGAACGAGAAGAATAGCTATAGCTCCATGGAGGAGgcaaaaaaagaagttaaaacAATTAGAAGTATTATTGAG AGTTTGATAGTAAGGGAAGGCCATTTGATAGTTGTAGATGACGGGAGGCCAGTAGATGGCGGGGTTGAAGGCGAACCATCGTTAATTAAGGATAACAGGATTTTAGCTGTGGCTCCCAATTATGTCGTTGATTGA
- the LOC111781441 gene encoding transcription factor GTE1-like isoform X1: protein MVRRYYRSPSPTYTIFMLRAQIWSRSCQMEPVPSSIPDFVDSRQGNDTGDAAEAEGFMHRVDEISVQIDKLEKRVIEIEQFYLARGDAQQNISKASSTLKDKDKEKHITSIRKQQQDSSRREGAAAKRMQELMRQFATIFRQISQHKWAWPFLDPVDVEGLGLHDYYEVIDKPMDFSTIKNKMEAKDGSGYKNVREIYADVRLVFKNAMRYNDEKNDVHVMAKTLLEKFEEKWLQLLPKVAEEEKRKVEEEVEFQFDMQHAQEATYANMARDISNEISEADMNLKGLREMVIQRCRKMSTEEKRKLGIALTRLSPEDLTKALEIVAENNPNFQATAQEVDLDIDAQNEYTLWRLKVFVKDALAIKSKSAVAIDSIDNDNIDDNKKNNSKGRREICDAVVKSAIKRTKKVV from the exons ATGGTTAGACGCTATTACCGATCACCAAGCCCTACTTACACAATTTTCATGCTCAGAGCTCAAATTTGGTCGCGCTCTTGTCAGATGGAACCGGTTCCTTCTTCAATTCCAGATTTTGTTGATTCTAGACAAGGAAACGACACTGGTGATGCTGCAGAAGCGGAGGGCTTTATGCATCGTGTTGACGAGATCTCAGTTCAGATAGATAAG CTTGAGAAGCGAGTGATTGAAATTGAACAATTCTATTTGGCTAGAGGTGATGCCCAGCAGAATATTTCAAAAGCTAGTTCAACTTTGAAGGATAAGGACAAGGAAAAACATATAACCAGTATCAGGAAGCAACAGCAAGACTCCTCACGCAGGGAAGGAGCGGCTGCAAAGAGAATGCAAGAGCTTATGCGTCAGTTTGCTACAATTTTCCGTCAG ATCAGTCAACACAAGTGGGCATGGCCCTTTTTGGACCCTGTTGATGTTGAAGGTCTTGGCTTACATGACTATTACGAG GTTATTGACAAACCAATGGATTTTAGtacaattaaaaacaaaatggaagCCAAAGATGGTTCTGGGTACAAGAATGTCCGTGAAATATATGCTGATGTGAGATTGGTTTTTAAGAATGCAATGAGATATAACGATGAAAAGAACGATGTTCATGTGATGGCAAAAACCTTGCTGgaaaaatttgaagagaagTGGCTGCAGCTTTTGCCCAAAGTTGCCGAGGAG gaaaaaagaaaagtggagGAGGAAGTCGAGTTTCAGTTTGATATGCAGCATGCACAGGAGGCAACTTACGCTAACATGGCAAGAGATATAAGCAATGAG ATTTCTGAGGCCGATATGAACTTGAAGGGTCTCAGGGAAATGGTTATCCAGAGATGCAG GAAAATGTCCAccgaagagaagagaaaactTGGAATAGCTCTCACCCGATTGTCGCCTGAAGATCTCACGAAGGCCCTAGAAATAGTTGCCGAGAACAATCCAAACTTTCAAGCAACTGCTCAGGAAGTGGACCTTGACATTGATGCTCAG AATGAGTACACATTGTGGCGGTTAAAAGTTTTCGTTAAAGATGCACTTGCTATAAAAAGCAAGAGTGCTGTAGCCATCGACTCCATCGACAATGATAACATTGATGATAACAAGAAGAATAACTCGAAAGGGAGAAGAGAAATTTGTGATGCTGTTGTCAAATCTGCTATAAAAAGGACTAAAAAAGTTGTCTAA
- the LOC111781441 gene encoding transcription factor GTE1-like isoform X2, producing MEPVPSSIPDFVDSRQGNDTGDAAEAEGFMHRVDEISVQIDKLEKRVIEIEQFYLARGDAQQNISKASSTLKDKDKEKHITSIRKQQQDSSRREGAAAKRMQELMRQFATIFRQISQHKWAWPFLDPVDVEGLGLHDYYEVIDKPMDFSTIKNKMEAKDGSGYKNVREIYADVRLVFKNAMRYNDEKNDVHVMAKTLLEKFEEKWLQLLPKVAEEEKRKVEEEVEFQFDMQHAQEATYANMARDISNEISEADMNLKGLREMVIQRCRKMSTEEKRKLGIALTRLSPEDLTKALEIVAENNPNFQATAQEVDLDIDAQNEYTLWRLKVFVKDALAIKSKSAVAIDSIDNDNIDDNKKNNSKGRREICDAVVKSAIKRTKKVV from the exons ATGGAACCGGTTCCTTCTTCAATTCCAGATTTTGTTGATTCTAGACAAGGAAACGACACTGGTGATGCTGCAGAAGCGGAGGGCTTTATGCATCGTGTTGACGAGATCTCAGTTCAGATAGATAAG CTTGAGAAGCGAGTGATTGAAATTGAACAATTCTATTTGGCTAGAGGTGATGCCCAGCAGAATATTTCAAAAGCTAGTTCAACTTTGAAGGATAAGGACAAGGAAAAACATATAACCAGTATCAGGAAGCAACAGCAAGACTCCTCACGCAGGGAAGGAGCGGCTGCAAAGAGAATGCAAGAGCTTATGCGTCAGTTTGCTACAATTTTCCGTCAG ATCAGTCAACACAAGTGGGCATGGCCCTTTTTGGACCCTGTTGATGTTGAAGGTCTTGGCTTACATGACTATTACGAG GTTATTGACAAACCAATGGATTTTAGtacaattaaaaacaaaatggaagCCAAAGATGGTTCTGGGTACAAGAATGTCCGTGAAATATATGCTGATGTGAGATTGGTTTTTAAGAATGCAATGAGATATAACGATGAAAAGAACGATGTTCATGTGATGGCAAAAACCTTGCTGgaaaaatttgaagagaagTGGCTGCAGCTTTTGCCCAAAGTTGCCGAGGAG gaaaaaagaaaagtggagGAGGAAGTCGAGTTTCAGTTTGATATGCAGCATGCACAGGAGGCAACTTACGCTAACATGGCAAGAGATATAAGCAATGAG ATTTCTGAGGCCGATATGAACTTGAAGGGTCTCAGGGAAATGGTTATCCAGAGATGCAG GAAAATGTCCAccgaagagaagagaaaactTGGAATAGCTCTCACCCGATTGTCGCCTGAAGATCTCACGAAGGCCCTAGAAATAGTTGCCGAGAACAATCCAAACTTTCAAGCAACTGCTCAGGAAGTGGACCTTGACATTGATGCTCAG AATGAGTACACATTGTGGCGGTTAAAAGTTTTCGTTAAAGATGCACTTGCTATAAAAAGCAAGAGTGCTGTAGCCATCGACTCCATCGACAATGATAACATTGATGATAACAAGAAGAATAACTCGAAAGGGAGAAGAGAAATTTGTGATGCTGTTGTCAAATCTGCTATAAAAAGGACTAAAAAAGTTGTCTAA
- the LOC111781441 gene encoding transcription factor GTE6-like isoform X3: MVRRYYRSPSPTYTIFMLRAQIWSRSCQMEPVPSSIPDFVDSRQGNDTGDAAEAEGFMHRVDEISVQIDKLEKRVIEIEQFYLARGDAQQNISKASSTLKDKDKEKHITSIRKQQQDSSRREGAAAKRMQELMRQFATIFRQISQHKWAWPFLDPVDVEGLGLHDYYEVIDKPMDFSTIKNKMEAKDGSGYKNVREIYADVRLVFKNAMRYNDEKNDVHVMAKTLLEKFEEKWLQLLPKVAEEEKRKVEEEVEFQFDMQHAQEATYANMARDISNEATLWLEKAVDTPNVHFLRHAKGDFGISRLVTSEIFMVGFLNATPSVLRARGML; this comes from the exons ATGGTTAGACGCTATTACCGATCACCAAGCCCTACTTACACAATTTTCATGCTCAGAGCTCAAATTTGGTCGCGCTCTTGTCAGATGGAACCGGTTCCTTCTTCAATTCCAGATTTTGTTGATTCTAGACAAGGAAACGACACTGGTGATGCTGCAGAAGCGGAGGGCTTTATGCATCGTGTTGACGAGATCTCAGTTCAGATAGATAAG CTTGAGAAGCGAGTGATTGAAATTGAACAATTCTATTTGGCTAGAGGTGATGCCCAGCAGAATATTTCAAAAGCTAGTTCAACTTTGAAGGATAAGGACAAGGAAAAACATATAACCAGTATCAGGAAGCAACAGCAAGACTCCTCACGCAGGGAAGGAGCGGCTGCAAAGAGAATGCAAGAGCTTATGCGTCAGTTTGCTACAATTTTCCGTCAG ATCAGTCAACACAAGTGGGCATGGCCCTTTTTGGACCCTGTTGATGTTGAAGGTCTTGGCTTACATGACTATTACGAG GTTATTGACAAACCAATGGATTTTAGtacaattaaaaacaaaatggaagCCAAAGATGGTTCTGGGTACAAGAATGTCCGTGAAATATATGCTGATGTGAGATTGGTTTTTAAGAATGCAATGAGATATAACGATGAAAAGAACGATGTTCATGTGATGGCAAAAACCTTGCTGgaaaaatttgaagagaagTGGCTGCAGCTTTTGCCCAAAGTTGCCGAGGAG gaaaaaagaaaagtggagGAGGAAGTCGAGTTTCAGTTTGATATGCAGCATGCACAGGAGGCAACTTACGCTAACATGGCAAGAGATATAAGCAATGAG GCAACTCTTTGGCTTGAAAAGGCTGTAGACACGCCAAATGTTCACTTTCTTAGACACGCCAAAGGTGATTTTGGGATTAGCAGATTAGTAACAAGTGAAATCTTTATGGTTGGGTTCTTGAACGCAACCCCATCAGTACTTAGGGCAAGAGGAATGTTGTAA
- the LOC111781441 gene encoding transcription factor GTE1-like isoform X4, with amino-acid sequence MQELMRQFATIFRQISQHKWAWPFLDPVDVEGLGLHDYYEVIDKPMDFSTIKNKMEAKDGSGYKNVREIYADVRLVFKNAMRYNDEKNDVHVMAKTLLEKFEEKWLQLLPKVAEEEKRKVEEEVEFQFDMQHAQEATYANMARDISNEISEADMNLKGLREMVIQRCRKMSTEEKRKLGIALTRLSPEDLTKALEIVAENNPNFQATAQEVDLDIDAQNEYTLWRLKVFVKDALAIKSKSAVAIDSIDNDNIDDNKKNNSKGRREICDAVVKSAIKRTKKVV; translated from the exons ATGCAAGAGCTTATGCGTCAGTTTGCTACAATTTTCCGTCAG ATCAGTCAACACAAGTGGGCATGGCCCTTTTTGGACCCTGTTGATGTTGAAGGTCTTGGCTTACATGACTATTACGAG GTTATTGACAAACCAATGGATTTTAGtacaattaaaaacaaaatggaagCCAAAGATGGTTCTGGGTACAAGAATGTCCGTGAAATATATGCTGATGTGAGATTGGTTTTTAAGAATGCAATGAGATATAACGATGAAAAGAACGATGTTCATGTGATGGCAAAAACCTTGCTGgaaaaatttgaagagaagTGGCTGCAGCTTTTGCCCAAAGTTGCCGAGGAG gaaaaaagaaaagtggagGAGGAAGTCGAGTTTCAGTTTGATATGCAGCATGCACAGGAGGCAACTTACGCTAACATGGCAAGAGATATAAGCAATGAG ATTTCTGAGGCCGATATGAACTTGAAGGGTCTCAGGGAAATGGTTATCCAGAGATGCAG GAAAATGTCCAccgaagagaagagaaaactTGGAATAGCTCTCACCCGATTGTCGCCTGAAGATCTCACGAAGGCCCTAGAAATAGTTGCCGAGAACAATCCAAACTTTCAAGCAACTGCTCAGGAAGTGGACCTTGACATTGATGCTCAG AATGAGTACACATTGTGGCGGTTAAAAGTTTTCGTTAAAGATGCACTTGCTATAAAAAGCAAGAGTGCTGTAGCCATCGACTCCATCGACAATGATAACATTGATGATAACAAGAAGAATAACTCGAAAGGGAGAAGAGAAATTTGTGATGCTGTTGTCAAATCTGCTATAAAAAGGACTAAAAAAGTTGTCTAA
- the LOC111781918 gene encoding DNA replication licensing factor MCM6 isoform X1, which yields MESHGAGSYFVDEKSVLVENIFFDFLKSFRLVGNSGDPYYETEIEAMMAGESNTMFIDFAHLMRSNDLLHVAIADEYLRFEPYLKNACKRFVMEHNPSFIADDNPFKDINVAFFNIPVSKRLRELTTAEIGKLVSVTGVVTRTSEVRPELLQGTFKCLECGNVIKNVEQQFKYTEPTICMNPTCSNRTKWALLRQESKFADWQRVRMQETSKEIPAGSLPRSLDVILRHEMVERARAGDTVIFTGTVVVIPDILALASPGERAECRREASERKNSAVGHEGMRGLRALGVRDLSYRLAFIANSVQVLDGRRDFDIRNRKKDADEDNQQFTTEELDEVQRMRNTPDFFNRLIDSIAPAVFGHQDIKRAILLMLLGGVHKLTHEGINLRGDINVCIVGDPSCAKSQFLKYTSGIVPRSVYTSGKSSSAAGLTATVAKEPETGEFCIEAGALMLADNGICCIDEFDKMDIRDQVAIHEAMEQQTISITKAGIQATLNARTSILAAANPTGGRYDKSKPLKYNVALPPAILSRFDLVYVMIDDPDDQTDYHIAHHIVRVHQKHEDALSPAFTTAELKRYIAYAKTLKPKLSLEARKVLVDSYVALRRGDTTPGSRVAYRMTVRQLEALIRLSEAIARSYLETLVQSRHVRLAVTLLKTSIISVESSEIDLSEFQEETNGGGDGDNNVDNRPHEVDAEPRNGATEPTSGNGGSGSQHEKKKLLLSDEYFQRVTQALVMRLRQHEESVMQEGTELAGMRQRDLIQWYVAQQNEKNSYSSMEEAKKEVKTIRSIIESLIVREGHLIVVDDGRPVDGGVEGEPSLIKDNRILAVAPNYVVD from the exons ATGGAGAGCCATGGAGCTGGTAGTTATTTCGTGGATGAGAAGTCTGTTCTTGTCGAAAACATTTTCTTCGACTTCCTCAAGAG TTTTCGCCTCGTTGGGAACTCTGGAGACCCTTACTACGAGACAGAGATAGAAGCTATGATGGCTGGCGAATCTAACACCATGTTCATTGATTTCGCTCACCTTATGCGCTCCAATGATCTTCTCCACGTAGCAATCGCCGACGAATATCTCAG GTTTGAACCATACCTCAAGAACGCTTGCAAGCGATTCGTAATGGAGCATAATCCTTCTTTCATCGCTGACGATAACCCCTTCAAGGACATAAATGTCgctttcttcaacattcccGTTTCTAAAAG GTTGAGAGAATTGACCACTGCAGAAATTGGGAAATTAGTATCCGTGACAGGAGTGGTGACGCGGACAAGCGAGGTCCGACCAGAGCTTCTACAGGGGACCTTCAAGTGCTTAGAATGTGGGAATGTTATTAAGAACGTCGAACAACAATTTAAGTACACGGAG CCAACAATATGCATGAACCCAACCTGTTCGAATAGAACAAAGTGGGCATTACTTCGGCAAGAGAGTAAATTTGCTGATTGGCAGAGGGTGCGAATGCAAGAGACTTCAAAGGAGATACCGGCTGGCTCTCTTCCACGATCTTTGGATGTAATTCTCCGCCATGAAATGGTCGAACGTGCTAGGGCTGGAGACAC GGTCATCTTCACGGGTACAGTAGTTGTCATACCAGATATATTAGCATTAGCCTCTCCAGGAGAAAGAGCAGAATGTCGTCGGGAAGCTTCAGAGCGAAAAAATTCTGCGGTTGGACATGAAGGAATGAGGGGTCTACGAGCCCTAGGAGTGAGGGACCTGTCCTACCGCCTAGCCTTTATTGCCAATTCAGTTCAG GTTTTAGATGGCAGAAGGGATTTTGATATCAGAAATAGGAAAAAGGATGCGGATGAAGACAACCAACAGTTCACC ACTGAAGAGCTTGATGAAGTTCAAAGAATGAGGAATACCCCTGACTTCTTCAACAGACTTATTGATAGCATTGCACCAGCAGTCTTTGGCCATCAAGATATCAAGCGAGCAATTCTGCTAATGCTGTTAGGCGGTGTCCACAAGTTAACCCATGAAGGAATTAACCTTCGAGGTGATATCAATGTCTGTATAGTAGGAGATCCAAGTTGTGCAAAATCTCAGTTTCTTAA GTATACTTCAGGTATTGTGCCAAGATCAGTTTACACATCTGGAAAATCTTCTTCTGCTGCTGGATTAACTGCAACTGTAGCCAAAGAGCCAGAAACAGGAGAGTTTTGTATTGAG GCTGGTGCCTTGATGCTTGCGGACAATGGCATTTGCTGTATTGATGAATTCGACAAAATGGACATCAGGGATCAG GTTGCAATTCATGAAGCTATGGAGCAGCAGACCATAAGCATAACGAAAGCCGGAATACAGGCAACACTAAATGCCAGGACGTCAATCCTTGCTGCTGCTAATCCTACAGGAGGGCGCTATGACAAATCTAAACCACTAAAG TATAATGTTGCTCTGCCTCCTGCTATTCTCTCAAGGTTTGACCTTGTGTACGTGATGATAGATGACCCAGATGATCAAACAGATTACCACATTGCACACCACATTGTGAGAGTACACCAGAAGCATGAAGACGCTCTTTCTCCTGCATTTACCACTGCTGAGTTGAAGCGTTATATTGCATATGCAAAAACTCTAAAACCTAAg TTAAGTTTAGAAGCCAGAAAAGTATTGGTGGACTCTTATGTTGCTCTTCGCAGAGGAGATACAACTCCTGGAAGTAGGGTTGCTTATCGCATGACAGTTAGGCAGCTCGAGGCATTAATAAGGCTGTCCGAAGCAATTGCACGAAGTTATTTGGAGACTTTG GTTCAATCGCGCCATGTGCGTTTAGCAGTGACCTTACTGAAAACGTCAATCATCAG TGTGGAATCTAGCGAGATTGACCTATCTGAATTTCAAGAAGAAACTAATGGAGGTGGAGATGGTGATAATAATGTAGACAATAGGCCTCATGAGGTTGATGCTGAACCTAGGAATGGTGCAACAGAGCCAACTTCGGGAAATGGTG GTTCTGGCAGTCAacatgagaagaagaaacttcTCCTGAGTGATGAATATTTTCAGAGGGTTACCCAAGCCCTTGTCATGCGCCTCAGACAGCACGAAGAATCTGTGATGCAAGAAG GAACTGAGCTGGCGGGAATGAGGCAGAGAGATCTGATTCAATGGTATGTGGCTCAGCAGAACGAGAAGAATAGCTATAGCTCCATGGAGGAGgcaaaaaaagaagttaaaacAATTAGAAGTATTATTGAG AGTTTGATAGTAAGGGAAGGCCATTTGATAGTTGTAGATGACGGGAGGCCAGTAGATGGCGGGGTTGAAGGCGAACCATCGTTAATTAAGGATAACAGGATTTTAGCTGTGGCTCCCAATTATGTCGTTGATTGA